In the genome of Populus alba chromosome 11, ASM523922v2, whole genome shotgun sequence, one region contains:
- the LOC118040791 gene encoding berberine bridge enzyme-like 17, translating to MKVSMTVILSVFSALLLSVSLAANSDPSLDKFLQCLPDNSLPSYPISEAIYTTANPSFESVLLTYINNRRFLTPKTPKPLAIVTALHESHVQATVVCAKSHGLQVRIRSGGHDYEGLSYVSEVPFVILDMFNLRSIDIDLASETAWVQAGATLGEIYYNIANRSNVHAFPAGVCPTVGAGGHISGGGYGTLMRKYGLSVDNVIDAKVVDVNGNILDRQTMGEDLFWAIRGGGGASFGVILSWKINLVRVPAKVTVFKVDRTLEEGATDIFYQWQQVSTELDKELFIRAMPQVANGSVEGTKTIRISFYGLFLGQSGALISMMNKRFPKLGLQQSDCIEMRWIESTLFWFDLPNGTSIDVLLNRPRGAQSFYKNKSDYVNHIVPKEALERIWKMMIKAEPMWMQWNPIGGRMSEIPDTATPFPHRAGYLFKLQYSINWSEEGTEATDRYISLIREMHDAMAPYVTKFPREAFQNYRDLDIGSSPSNRTNFEEAKEYGLKYFKGNFLRLVKVKGMVDPDNFFKHEQSIPPRWA from the coding sequence ATGAAGGTTTCAATGACTGTAATTCTCTCAGTATTTTCAGCCCTCTTGCTGTCTGTATCACTGGCAGCTAATTCTGATCCAAGTCTTGACAAGTTTCTACAATGCCTTCCAGATAATAGCCTTCCCTCTTACCCTATTTCTGAAGCCATCTATACCACTGCCAACCCCTCTTTCGAGTCTGTTCTGCTGACATACATCAACAACCGTAGATTTCTGACCCCAAAAACACCGAAGCCACTTGCGATAGTCACTGCCCTGCATGAATCCCATGTCCAAGCGACAGTAGTTTGTGCAAAGTCTCATGGCTTGCAGGTTAGAATCCGGAGTGGTGGACATGATTACGAAGGTCTTTCTTATGTGTCTGAGGTCCCATTCGTCATCCTCGACATGTTCAATCTCCGATCCATCGACATAGATCTTGCCAGCGAAACGGCATGGGTTCAAGCTGGGGCAACTCTTGGTGAAATTTACTACAATATTGCAAACAGGAGTAACGTGCATGCCTTTCCAGCTGGTGTTTGCCCTACAGTTGGTGCAGGTGGTCATATTAGCGGAGGAGGGTACGGGACTCTGATGAGGAAATATGGTCTTTCGGTGGATAATGTCATTGATGCGAAAGTAGTAGATGTCAATGGTAATATCCTTGATAGGCAGACGATGGGGGAAGATCTATTTTGGGCCATCAGAGGAGGAGGTGGAGCAAGCTTCGGAGTCATTCTTTCTTGGAAGATCAATTTGGTTCGGGTTCCGGCTAAAGTGACTGTTTTCAAGGTTGATCGGACCTTGGAGGAAGGTGCAACTGATATCTTTTATCAGTGGCAACAAGTTTCCACTGAGCTAGACAAAGAGCTTTTCATCAGAGCAATGCCACAAGTTGCCAATGGAAGTGTCGAAGGTACAAAGACGATTAGAATCTCTTTCTATGGCCTCTTTCTCGGACAAAGTGGAGCCCTTATTTCCATGATGAACAAGCGCTTCCCTAAATTGGGTTTGCAGCAAAGCGACTGTATCGAAATGAGATGGATAGAATCCACACTTTTCTGGTTTGATTTGCCAAACGGTACCTCCATCGATGTTCTCCTCAATAGGCCTCGTGGAGCGCAAAGCTTTTACAAGAACAAGTCTGATTACGTGAACCATATTGTTCCAAAGGAAGCTCTGGAACGCATATGGAAGATGATGATCAAGGCCGAGCCAATGTGGATGCAATGGAACCCTATTGGAGGAAGAATGAGTGAGATTCCGGATACCGCAACTCCATTCCCTCACAGAGCAGGATACCTCTTCAAACTCCAGTACTCCATAAACTGGAGTGAAGAAGGGACCGAGGCCACAGACCGCTACATAAGTCTGATAAGAGAAATGCATGATGCAATGGCTCCATATGTCACCAAGTTCCCAAGGGAGGCATTTCAAAACTATAGAGATCTTGATATTGGCAGCAGTCCGAGCAATCGGACCAACTTCGAGGAAGCTAAAGAGTATGGCCTCAAATACTTCAAGGGTAACTTTCTAAGATTGGTGAAAGTCAAGGGAATGGTTGATCCAGATAATTTCTTCAAGCATGAACAAAGTATTCCTCCCCGTTGGGCGTAG
- the LOC118040792 gene encoding berberine bridge enzyme-like 17 codes for MKASMSLRLFVFSVLLVLVPLATSETSLDRFLKCLPSHSDSSYPVSRAIYGITNSSFEPTLRAYAKASRFLTSSTPKPLAIIAAMHESHVQATVICAKSNGLQIRIRSGGHDYEGLSYVSNVPFIILDTFNLRSIDIDVAGKTAWIQSGATTGELYYNIANKSNVLAFPAGVCLTLGAGGHFSGGGYGPLMRKHGLSIDNIVDAKIVDVNGKILDRKSMGEDLFWAIRGGGGASFGVILSWKINLVDVPPKVTAFTVSKTLEQGATDVVYRWQEVASKLDKELFIRVMPGVVNGSSGSNKTVRVSFIGLFLGPSCKLLPLMKNSFPELGLQQKDCNEMSWVESTLYWFGLPNGTSIETLLNRPTRASFFKRKSDYVQRAIPKKGLEKIWQTMIKVERVWMQWNPYGGRMDEIPATATAFPHRAGNLFKIQYSVDWSDQEGIEAANHHIDLITQLYDTMTPYVSSNPREAFLNYRDVDIGSNPSNQTSFEKAKVYGRKLFKNNFIRLVKVKSRVDPGDFFKYEQSIPASLK; via the coding sequence atgaagGCTTCCATGTCTCTGAGACTCTTCGTATTTTCAGTTCTTTTGGTCTTAGTACCGCTAGCAACTTCTGAAACATCTCTTGACAGGTTTCTAAAATGCCTTCCTAGCCACAGTGATTCCTCTTACCCTGTTTCTAGAGCCATTTACGGGATTACTAATTCCTCTTTCGAACCTACTTTGCGAGCATATGCAAAAGCCAGCAGATTTCTAACCTCATCAACCCCGAAACCGCTTGCAATCATAGCTGCCATGCATGAATCCCATGTCCAAGCAACTGTTATTTGTGCAAAGTCTAACGGCTTGCAAATCAGAATCCGTAGTGGTGGACATGACTATGAAGGCCTTTCATACGTATCTAATGTTCCGTTTATCATTCTTGATACGTTTAACCTCCGTTCTATCGACATAGATGTTGCGGGGAAGACGGCTTGGATTCAATCCGGGGCAACTACCGGTGAACTTTACTATAATATTGCCAATAAGAGCAATGTGCTTGCCTTTCCGGCTGGTGTTTGCTTGACTCTTGGTGCTGGAGGACACTTCAGTGGTGGGGGTTATGGGCCTTTGATGAGAAAACATGGTCTTTCGATTGATAATATCGTCGACGCGAAAATAGTTGATGTCAATGGCAAGATCCTTGACAGAAAGTCCATGGGAGAAGATTTGTTTTGGGCAATCAGGGGAGGTGGTGGTGCAAGCTTTGGTGTCATCCTTTCTTGGAAGATCAATTTGGTTGATGTTCCTCCCAAAGTGACAGCATTTACTGTCTCTAAGACGTTGGAGCAAGGTGCAACGGATGTTGTTTACCGGTGGCAAGAAGTTGCTAGTAAACTAGACAAAGAACTTTTCATAAGGGTCATGCCAGGGGTAGTCAATGGAAGCTCCGGGAGTAACAAGACTGTTAGGGTTTCCTTCATTGGCCTCTTTCTAGGACCGAGCTGCAAACTTCTTCCCTTGATGAAAAATAGCTTCCCTGAATTGGGTTTGCAACAGAAAGATTGCAATGAAATGAGCTGGGTAGAATCCACACTTTATTGGTTCGGTCTTCCAAATGGAACATCCATTGAAACTCTACTCAATAGGCCTACCCGAGCAAGCTTTTTCAAAAGGAAATCTGATTATGTACAAAGAGCCATCCCTAAGAAAGGCTTGGAAAAAATATGGCAGACGATGATCAAGGTAGAGCGAGTATGGATGCAATGGAATCCTTATGGAGGAAGAATGGATGAGATTCCAGCTACAGCAACTGCATTTCCTCACAGAGCTGGAAACCTGTTCAAGATTCAGTACTCCGTAGACTGGAGTGATCAAGAAGGGATTGAGGCTGCCAACCATCACATAGATTTGATAACACAATTGTATGATACAATGACACCATATGTGAGCAGCAATCCAAGGGAGGCATTTCTCAACTATAGAGATGTTGATATTGGTAGCAACCCTAGCAACCAGACCAGCTTTGAGAAAGCTAAAGTCTATGGCAGAAAGCTTTTCAAGAACAACTTTATAAGATTGGTGAAAGTCAAGTCAAGGGTAGATCCTGGTGATTTCTTCAAGTATGAACAGAGTATTCCAGCTAGTTTGAAATGA